One genomic window of Caenorhabditis elegans chromosome I includes the following:
- the Y48G1C.13 gene encoding Chitin-binding type-2 domain-containing protein (Confirmed by transcript evidence), with protein sequence MLLPIKIFLVAGFLVDGQSTPTKSYPVPNPLNGTCQYDGLAMADPYDPMIFYQCCKYMWFFQTCNDGMVFDKIKLACVPSSGSSQKLAVNQKVF encoded by the exons atgctTCTccctatcaaaattttcctagTTGCTGGCTTCCTTGTCGATGGACAATCGACTCCTACAAAAAGCTATC CGGTACCGAACCCATTAAACGGTACATGTCAATATGATGGTCTGGCCATGGCGGATCCATACGATCCAATGATATTCTATCAATGTTGCAAATATATgtggttttttcaaacttgcaACGACGGCatggtttttgataaaatt AAACTCGCCTGCGTTCCATCTTCTGGTTCTTCTCAAAAACTGGCAGTTAAtcagaaagttttttaa